The Lacticaseibacillus paracasei subsp. paracasei genomic sequence AACAATTTGATTATTTTGGCGTGTGACTTCGGACATACTAAAAGTCTCCGAGTTTTTTGTCGATTTTGCTTTGCAAAATTGATCGATTTTCATAGCCGTTACCTGTTCGGTAACGGCTGTTTTTGTGGGGAGTTAAGAGGGGAGCGAAGCGCCCTTCTTACAAGCCATTTGCTGACAATTGGGGAGCGTAGCGATACCTAATTGTCTAGCAAATGAACTGCTTGCCCTACGGTTAAATTATGTTAGACTGGACGTGAGCAACGCGATCGTCTGGCCTTACATAACTTTGGCCAATCGCCGACCAAATCGGGAGGGTATTAGCCCTATAGAGAGGTGGTTCGTTTTCATGATCCCCAAACGTCCTCAAATAAATTTTCGTCTTGATCCTGACCAATACGAGAAACTTCAAAAATCAGCTGCACCCTTCGGGCTTTCCGTGAGTGCTTATGCCAAGTCCTTGGCTATGAAATCCCGACTTCGCGAACCTAAATTTAGTCACGAAGACGCCGTTACCATCAACTTAGCGCTGCGTCACCTGGGCACCAACTTAAACCAACTGGCCTATCACGCCAACGCCGGTGATTTGACTGCCTTACAGAAAGCTCAAATGCAGGAAATTCGAGAGGCGGTTGATGCGATATGGCAACAGTTAAGCTAAGTCGTGCAGTGAGTGCTGGTGCCGCGATTAATTATGCGGAAGGTAAGAATCGCCTCAAGGAAACGGATCGGGCCTGGCTGCGTGAGCAGGGTGTCGATGATGAGCTCGTGGCTAAGTTAAGGGATCGAGCCGTGGCCCGTGGTGGCGAAAACGTTGATCTCAACCACGTCCGCAGTCAGATGCGGTCTACCCGTGAACTATTCGGCAATCGTGGGAAAACGCAAGCCTTTCGTGTCATTCAGTCCTTCGGGCCTGAAGACTTTAATGCCGCGGATCCAGCCGCTTGGCAACAAGTCAATGCGCTAGGA encodes the following:
- a CDS encoding plasmid mobilization protein — encoded protein: MIPKRPQINFRLDPDQYEKLQKSAAPFGLSVSAYAKSLAMKSRLREPKFSHEDAVTINLALRHLGTNLNQLAYHANAGDLTALQKAQMQEIREAVDAIWQQLS